A region of the Arachis hypogaea cultivar Tifrunner chromosome 15, arahy.Tifrunner.gnm2.J5K5, whole genome shotgun sequence genome:
ATTTTATATAGTTCATTAATTATGACCAGATCAGTAAGTTGAACTAGTAACGTAATGACTTGATAATCTCACCAGTTCAATCACCGATTCAATTTTaatatctatgattttaagaacATGCCTTCTTGCTTATTTCCCTCTATGAAGTTGGCATTTGTATGTGATTGATTTTTTATGAACAAGTAACAATCATATTTCAACAAAATTTTCAGCTATTGAAAACCAACATGGAAAATGTTGAAACAAATAATTCTATGCTAGCGGGTAGCGGCATCTTTAGGATCTGATGCTGCCTGTGCTATTATGCACATAAAGGTCCCTCCAAGAGAATATTGTCCATAACACATGGCTTCAAACTCCGTTCAGACACATGACCCACCATGTGAGGTTATAGTTTCTGAATGCTATTATAATAGTAGAGAGTGAATACCCTCCTCTCTGCTTATATGATGGCATTCTGGCTTGAACTCTTTGAATCTTGCATTAAGTAGAAAGACCATAGTCTCAATCTGATTTGTTCTGTGATGGAGTTGTTTAACTTCTAATATCTCAACTCTGGCTTTCACTGAATCACTGAGTTTCAGTAGAAAGTGAAATTCACTGGTGAGTACTAGGAACTAGGAAATCGATCTCATGTCTGAACTTTCCTTCGATAAGAAAggagaacaaaaaaataaagctTAACAAAATTAGATCACTACATAGTACATACCTTGTGGATAAGAACTTAAGCTAACTCAATGTACTAGGTAGATGCCTATTGAAAAATTAATGTAAAGGAAATTAAGGTCAGTAAAAGTGTTTGTATCTCATACCCATTATACAACTACTAAAATATATGCAACTGGCAATGCCACAAATGAGAGAACTTTGTGTTAACAAAGTCTAATATATAAAATCATCATTGAAGATTGTGTAATTTCCATTTGTGTATGCTCCATGATGCCTTGCTCTAGCTTCTCTATCCTGCATTTCAGCATTGTGTAaaagttaatttattatttacttttttaatgaTTATATAAGCATGACTAAATATATGTTCATGTGAAGATAGCATTAGACAAGGGCCACGAACACCTTATAAATTGAGTCCATAAGAAAGACCAAAATGTAATATAAaacactcaccatcaacatgCTTTAGTGTTTCTTTCCCTCGCTTAGTGATGTTCCCATAACAATAATATCAAATATAGATTATGTGCAAAGTATTATAATTGAGACTGATTGGTCTTATCTCAAGTCTCAACCCCAAATCAATACTCTAGAATAAAGTAATATCAGTACTATTCAGCCATGGTCTCTTATGATTATAATTTGTCAATGTGCGTATTATTCTTTAAGATTGAATCCTTTTTCTAGTTAAAGCTAAAATAGCTAAATAtagaaattttataaattttgtattatCTAAGCTAAtgggtgagaaaattttgaattatgtaATAACATAGCAAATATTTGTTACCCTGCTTATGAGTCTTTCAAAGGCTTCTGTTCCATGCTCTTCCATGTATCTCTCAGCCGCAGTCAAAACATCGTCTTGCTTGCTGAATATGTTCTTTCTTGGAACATACCACATGTGAGAAGTTCGTGGCATCTGCGGCAGGTGCGGAAGTTGTGGGTTCATATAGAAAGGTCTAATGTATTGCTTATAAACATGCGCTGCGCCATTAAAGTGTGGAAGAACCAACCAGCAACTAAGTATCAACTTGGCATAGGGCCATATGGCAAGCCTGAAAATTAGCACCATAGTTACACTGGGAACTAGAATaggaaattcgaaaataaaaggaaagaaagaagacaAAGAACAACACCCTTTTAAGAACAAATCATGTTCATCTTCCATCTTTACCAGAGAGTACAAATACAAAAAGCAAACATCATAGAAATTCGACTACATTGATGGTTCTTAAAAGTGTGAAGCCAATGTGCCACTCAAAAGTAGTAGACAAGGCAGCCTTTGTTTAAAGAATGAAAAATTgacatttaaaatttgaattatttaGATATTAATAACTACTATTATAGTTTTAAATGAACATTCAAAAACTAATGTGAGTAAAATTGGTCGGATGCATGTTAGAGATGTTGTCTAATTGCTTTCAAAACTACCTTTTCTTTACAACCCATATAATAATTTCTTTCAAAACTACCTTTTCTTTTTTACTACCAAAGTAATGTTATGCATCTTTTATTCCTCATGGTAATCAATTTGGTATAAAATTTTTCAATGCTCttaacaatttaaaaataaaaataaaaaaacatacacTTCAAGAACTTTGGCAAAAGTGAGCTCAAAGAGTGTTATCAAAGAATAGAGAACCCAATATGTGAGCCATTGTTGGTCATCAGCAATTGACCTGGTCTCTATGGCCTGGATTGAAGCATATCTGTTCAAAAAGGACAAAAGggaatgtcaaaaaaaaaaaaaattcacacatATATTGCTCTAAAAAAAacatattcataaaaataaaatatcacaaAAGCAAAAAGCATACTTACAAAGGGTAAACGAGGGTAACCAAGGGCCTAAACAAAGGAAACAGAAATAAACAATGTAAGAAACAGATCAAAACAACAACTCTGTAGTTTCAAAAAATGTCTGAATCTGAAGCATGTAATGAAATCAGAGCTCTAAAAGAGTAAAGAGAGACATACAGTGCAAGAACATCGAAGTTCTTGGCAATGACGTGGAGGAAATTGTTTTCAGAAGCCCCCATGCGTGTGCTGCAATGGAGATGTTGCGTTTTCTGCACTCTATTGATGGTTTTGAACTGAGAAAGAGGGTTTGGAGTTTAGACCGAGAGtggggagagagagggaagaaCAGTGTCTTGAAAAGGAGTGACAcgagaaaaaaaagtaaatttaaaaaagaaaagaaatcaaattGTGGGAAAAAGTTGGCAATGGGGTCCTTGAGAGACCAGAGTTCAGACTCCTTGGAAAGTACTGATTTTTTGGGAGAATCTTTTACTATTATGCACCGAAAATAAAATTCGATCCTTTTTTTATTTGGAGTACTAGTGTTTGGGTTTGGGAATAGTTGAGGAAACTAAAAGAGAAATATTTGATTCGGGATCTTCTTAAAATTACACGTTAATTTGAAACCCAACTTTTCTTTTACAAATAATCGATCAACAAAAAATTTATACATCTAAAAATCCATAATAACTGATTATGATTAAGTTCTATTTATCAAAAAAGTTAAATAACATATATTGGATCGTTTTATAAAGTATATCTATCACTAATAAAAAGGGTCAGATAGCGTAACTATTACATATCAATATGCTAACATGTCTAATAATTCGTgttatacataaaaattatttttttaattgttatataatttattaattttgtacCAAAATTACAGCTCAAAACCAAAAATTACAAAGTTTTATGAATCGGTTAGGTTTCTTTAAAAATATTGAGATTAGTTATACTAAGGAGACAAAAATAacagaatttgttttatttagtatttataaatTGTTGTGACAATTAATAatgttaaataaggcaagttataattgtttttgacttttttttttaccaaacatTTCCGTATTGAGATATAGTAAGTGAGAATATTTTCAGATAGTGCGTAACGTTTTTTAtggtaaaaaattttcaaaaattttaattacacTCATATCTATCTCTTTCTAAAGATCTCAAATACTACTAATATTATTCATGTAAGACCTATTAGCTTATCTTCAATTATGTacaaaattatttctaaagtcCTAATCATAAACTACAAAATTGTATGTATAAGTTAATCAATCCCAATGAAAGTGCAGTCACAAAAGGTAGTCTTATTTCTGATAATATTCTTATTGCACATAAgcgtatttattatttaaaaaataagagaaagaattTAGAAGGGGAGATAGCTGTCAAGTTAGATATGAGTAAAGTATATGACAGAGTTGAGTGACATTTTCTTTGATTTATCATAGCGAAATTGTGTTTTGGATCAGAGTTGATTGATTGAATTCGAGAATCGATTACATATGTTTTTTATCCTGTTGTTATAGAAGGTCatccttttgatttttttaaactaaGTAGAAGCATCCATTAGGGTGATCATCTCTCCCctctattgtttttttttttttttttatacagaaGGTCTTTCTTTTTTGCTACATGATGAATCTACATTTGATGACAAATTAtagattgaattgagtggatttcatcacataaattcacatttattcacttaaatagcatactttttgTATTTCTTTTCTAAATTATGTCTAATTATAAAAAcatgttattttgtgcttaatttaatcaattttattccacttttattccattcgattccttgatgttttttatgagtgatttcaggtgtaataggtaggaatggcttgataagagtggaagagaagcatgcaattgggagaaaacatgaagaaaacaaaggagaagcacacagccaAGTGTGCGTCAGCACAACATTCTGGCATACGTACAAGAGGAAATCAACAAGTTTGCGTACGCACACGCATAAGTCTctgcgcgtgacttcattaaaaagtcacgtggctcgcGTTTTGGGAGGCTTTTGGCCCATTTCTAAAGGCCTTGGGAGCATATAAGGAGGGCTAGCAATACACCATAAATACCATACATTTACACAACACACTTAGGCAtatttttagatagtttaggGTAGTTTTAGCTTAGGTTTTTCTCAAATTTTCTTAGGTTTTAGTTAGGGTTTATATCACAAGTTTGAATTTTctaattttgatcttggattctaGCTATTTTCACTgtaagtattttttaattatctctTTTATTACACTATTTattctacactttcttatattttaatttcctttatcaATACATATTTGCttttgcaattttgatttctGGTTAAAGAATTTGATGTTTAGTggttattttatgtttgttgagttggttgattttgttgattttgatgtTTCAAGCATTTTTCCAATTTTGCCATGTGTTGTGGATATGCCCAccatgtgtttgttaaaatgccaATTTTGAATATGGAGTAGATTTCCACTCCTTGGCTTGGAGAAATGAGTATATagaatactagagtcataatgtctgacatttagtgataattcttgggttgttagttgttattttttccactaacgctagctttttactaaggtaattagtaagttagctaggatttgtggattaataacaattatgctcacttgatttactcttcgatgttaagggttgcctaggtgagattaatccatcataattatcatagttgtggttatggcaaggaaggaattccataactcatcccaagtcaaggctccatttatgttttgaaccacattTTCATCATTTTAAAGCATTAATTGTCCATATTACATAGATAGttttttaattcctttattactttattaattgcaattttgattgttctttaattcctttaattGTTCGCTTCATCAGTGAAAACCCCTTTTTGATTTCGCAACCAAAATTGTGCGCTTGTGGTCAATCCCCTCAATGATCTTGATAGACCTTcctcctttggatttgaagaagaggttgatgtagacttcacacaacctccaaagtaCGACttaagtgatggggaagaggaggaagaggttggTGACGAAGGAGTTGACAACCAAGAAGTAGCAGTCCTCATGCAAGAATCAAGGGAAACAATTCCGTTTCAAGAGCAAATTGAGTGGGTGCTAATTTCACTGATGAATTTTATTGGCCCACATCAATATGCTATCTTAGAGATGGACCATCAACTTAagatccttcttgggttgttgcaTAGTGGAGAAAGGGGTGTTGGCTTCCAAGTGAATCCAAGGTTCTTCAAGAAAACCAATTCAAGAGTTGGAGTTCAAGTAGGATGTAAAGCACAATTGGGTGATTTCTGGAGAGTGTTGGGTTGCTTCAAGGGTAATTTGAGAGTTTGTCCATCCGGCTTGAAgtataatgatcaacaagaaggaaAACAGGAAACTAGAATATGGGATCCCGAAGGAGCTTTGAAGTGCAAGCTTggatggagattcaaggaggaatggaaacataagccaccataacaagagtCTCCtcaaaaagtccaacttaaggacttcaaataaaagtgctaggtgggagacaccccaccatggtaacatctttctaacATTTTCTCTTTGTTTATAATTTACCTTAATTGCATTTTTGTTTGTCTTGgttagcttaggattagtttaattttgagcttAGTTAGGTTAATTTTTGTATGGATCATACATTTATGGATTTCTAGATGTTTGGGGTTGAAATTTTGTTGAGCTAAGGCTTAAATACCTTagaatttgaagaattttttttggaaaaacaggACATTGTGTGCACACACagccttgtgcatacgcacaaaatTGCCATattctatgcgtatgcacactagCCTACACAGCCCCTGTTGGGAGCGCTCGTACCTGTCTCTGCGTGCGCACCCCGTTTTTTCCTCTCAGTGTGCACACACACAccattgtgcgtacgcacaccaacCCCTTTTCACGcactctatgcgtacgcacctGCTTGTGCGTACACGAACTCACTTACGCCCCCACTGTTGGGAGCGCTCGCATGTTCCTGTGCGCATGCACCACTGATATTTTTGCTCTTTGTGCGCAAGCACgcatatgtgcgcacgcacacatgatccttttTCAGGTTAAAAAAAAGTcttttgtgcatacgcacacttcttAATCCCCTCTCTTCTGAAAGCGCTCGCACACCCTTGTGCATCCACACACCTTTTATTTTCTACCTCATGTGTGTATGCACACATGTCTGTGCGTACGTACTAGTGCTGTTTTGGACAAAATGTTGATTGCACTTTGCCTTTAGCCCTAAGGCACTACCGCCCGCTCCgtccctctcttctcttgcttTTCCCCTGTTTTTTTCTACTTATTCTAGTTACTTTTAattgtatttcatttttattttagtaattatattaggtttagtttagttgtTTGTCAATTAAATAAGTTACAAGTGTTTGCTTGttgttgattgggttgcttcttcCTTGAATCTTGGCTTAATTTTTGATGAATTTGTGCACTAAACATTAGGTCCTTATTTaattgcttgaatgaattttgagtttgattcatatgttgtaaCTACCATATGCGTTAAACTATATCCTCGTTTGGCAACTTAATCATCAATTGTGCACCTTAGATGATCGTTGAGGTTATTTAATATTGAATCTTatcaatgcacttatactttgctTTAAATTACTAGTACCTAGTGGGTTTGAATATTCCTGTTTTAATTGCATCCTAGGAAAAATTATTTGTAAATGCATTTTGAATTATgtgaattgagttgaattacttgttcttcatgatTTTCATATTGATTTAGTCACATAACAGGTACTTGTTTTTTGTTGATGCTttacatttgtttgagtgacttgacttgattcttatcaaacttgtcactttttgtaataAGTACCTCTATCATGTGACTATTTCATTATATTTCGGGAtgaataaggagttttctttttattattgcaTTGGTTATTGTTTATTGTGCTTCCATATCAATTTTGCGCTTTTACTTgtacaatttcaatatccaatatctcaAATATTCAATTCACCTTAGTTGTGGTTACCTAGGTTTGTTTGTGCCTTAACTCTTATTTTTTACTTGCAACCTAGGCTACTTAATTGAGGAacacatgctttttcttttgattgtgtGGTTACCATTTTACTCAGccaatgtgtgtgttctaaaccatgCGCACATTTAGAAAACACACATTGTCTTTTATTATTCCACACATATATCAACTCTTCCTCAATTcctgtttatttgttttatacAGCAGCCCGCACCCCAGTGCCCACCAGTTGAAGGTGGAGCTTCATAGTTTTTTACCCCCCAGATTGTGTGCATGCACAGAGGATCGTGCAATAATTAAGTGTAGGGGAGGAT
Encoded here:
- the LOC112750227 gene encoding HVA22-like protein c isoform X2 — encoded protein: MGASENNFLHVIAKNFDVLALPLVTLVYPLYASIQAIETRLAIWPYAKLILSCWLVLPHFNGAAHVYKQYIRPFYMNPQLPHLPQMPRTSHMWYVPRKNIFSKQDDVLTAAERYMEEHGTEAFERLISRDREARARHHGAYTNGNYTIFNDDFIY
- the LOC112750227 gene encoding HVA22-like protein c isoform X1 is translated as MGASENNFLHVIAKNFDVLALPLVTLVYPLYASIQAIETRSIADDQQWLTYWVLYSLITLFELTFAKVLEVLAIWPYAKLILSCWLVLPHFNGAAHVYKQYIRPFYMNPQLPHLPQMPRTSHMWYVPRKNIFSKQDDVLTAAERYMEEHGTEAFERLISRDREARARHHGAYTNGNYTIFNDDFIY